The genome window TGGCAAAGGGAATGGAAATCACATTACATGAGGACGGTGTCAACTTTGGAGGTCACATTCATGTCAATATGAATTTGAGCCGACCGATTAGTGTTGTTCAAGGAGTCATTCCACCAACTGTTTATGATGTTGTGAATACTGCAAAGTCGACGGCAAAAACCACATCTTTAAGAACAAttacttcatttttcttaCCGAGAAACACTGCAAAAGTGATAAATATCGATAGCAAGACAACTGCGAGAAAAATGATTGTAACACTGCTGAAGAAGTTCCGAGTTGCCGATAACCCGAGGAAGTTTGCACTTTATGAGTGCGAACAGATTACTGATGAGGCTACATGTACATTGAACAGTAAGTAAAGGTTCTGGAAAGTGTCAGAATTGTAggagaagtttttgaaaacacattgaaaatttggcaaaattttggtaaattgccaaatgttcggtaaatttttaaaaaattgacaaaatttgattaatttcccaatttaccaaaacttagGTAGTTTTCCAAATTAGACTTTTGGTTAATTGCCAAatgttgaaagaaaaatgtaataaattgtcaaacttttaaaaagaaaattttcgttcTAAAAACTGTGTATTCAGATTAACCCAATTGTTGTTTTCAGGAAAGCTAACGAGAATATCTGACGACGCGTGTCCTCTAAAAGTTGTGCTCAATTGGCAGAGCCCACATTGTGGCCGAGCTTTGGTGTTGCAGGAAAACGACACTGGTGACATTCTGGTATgcatcttttcttttcttgatTGCAATTTCGTATTTTAGTGGGACGCTTTTGAAATTCCCGAATTGGAAAACTTCTTGCGAATTTTGGGAATGGAGGAGAAGCAGTACGTCTTCCAAACTCAACAGAAATATCAACAATACAGGTGAGAGGAAAAACGTCATGGGCAAAAGCTTTAGCAAATATTGACAAGTGCACTTAACCGTCAggtgttttcattttcaggtatCATCTTGATGCGGAACTCCGTCAACGAGGTCATTCGGTTCCCGATGCAGCCGCGCAGCCGATGGTTCAGACCAATCCATTTTTAGATGAAGAGGTAAGACGTAACAAGTGGCTGAACCTGTGTAATGTCAGCTGCTATACCTGTCTAACTCTACAAACACCATATTTTCCAGTTCCTTCGCAACCAGGATGAGTATGGAACATCAGACAGTATGCTCTTCTCGGGAACAATCAAGAACGCTATCATGGGAGAAGACCCGGACTATGTGAATCTCGAGTATCTCAAGAAACAAAATATGGACCAGTCAACGAATTTGTAAACATTTCATAACAATGTATTATTCCATTCTTTCCTCACTTTGTACGGATTTCCACAAACTCTACtacagtttcatttttgatgtCACTTTTCTCCCATCCAATTGGCTATAGAATAAAATACTTTGTAATTTAAATTgaacagaatttcaaaatatcagaGACAAAAGATCAGAGAAAACGGTGATCCGCGCCAACTAGCCGTAGATCGGATCCAACGAGGTTCAAAAGCTCAATAGTGTAACCATGTCAAGTTTTGGACTGAACTTGAGAAAAAGTTGGCGCCAAATACCGtgatgaattaaaaattttgattcttaGATGTCTGAAGTTTCCTTAATTCTAGTTCTAGattccaaaattctaaaaacttcaaaatattcgAGCTCCAATGTTACCAAATCATTTCAAAAGGCTTGAAAACATCCAAAATCAAGGTTCGAAAATTTCTTTACGTTTCGGATTTCAATTCTATTTATAAACGACTAAACACCTTTGCTTGATCCTCCacaatttacgaaaaaaatcagaatgcAAAAACAATGCAACGAGATCCGTAAATGGTGGCTCTCTCTGCCTCTCTCTCTGTCCGTTTTCGGATACAATAGACTGCAGGCTCACGATTTCGCACCGTCCGGACACTGTCTCTCTCTACCGCCTTTTATTTGCACTGGCTCTTggagcaacaacaacaaccagAGCAGCCCCTTGCTCTTGCGAAGCTGCTGCTCTCCAGTTCAAGAAATATGCTCCTCTGAGAAAAATGACCAGCGAACCGATTATTGACGAATACGACGGTGGTCCGACGACATGGGAACAGCTAGTTCCGGTGTGCATTCTGACGGCTATTCTACTTATTTTACTTATTGCCTGCCTCAAAGAATGCCACTTCAAGTACAATAGACGCAAGGTGagagatttttgtttttttttgttgttgaatgGTGCCTCCGTTATTTTAGGTGTCCGGttactttttactttttagtttttttgacaattctgTTTTCCATGGAGATCCACAAAAATGCTGCCTACTTCTCTGATATGTGGCGTAAAATCAAGAGCTTGGTATTTGTGCAATATACTAGATTAAGCTTACCTTCAGTGCTGTCAATTCAAGCAAATTCAAGCACCCGACATATTTCGGTTTAGCGACTGACTATCGAATTAGGCATTAGATAGACAGGTGCCTTCATAAAACCGCCACACTTCTGCATCTGACATcaacttttaaagtttggaTACTCGCTTAGTCTATGATTTAAATGTACATTGTAGTTATTTAATacctaaaagtttttttgacacaaaatttttattaaattctggactcattttttttggagtttcacattttctaattctcaattttcagactcctGAACCTCCACGAGACCTTGGACCTCTTCCAAAAATCACGGTGACCAATGGTCGGACCGGCGAAGAGCGTGTCATCcaagaatgaagaaaaatctacgcagaaaaataaaatctaatttatTGTTATTCCAAATCTCGACTAATGAAACGTTCATTtattacatatttttaaacaatcaaTTCAGtagatttttataagaaaaatttcgatggGAATTCGTAAGAAAATAACTCGTAACAAGCATACAAAGTGAATTGAAGCACAGGGAggttaaaaaagtttttgttgagagagagattttttaattcaagaaGAGTATGGAGGCGGCTGATCCTTAGCGATATCATCATAACGAGGCGGTTTTCGGCTCTGTATGTAGATACGGActctagaaaattgaattatcacTAGTGATCTAAAAGCTTTGAGTTGACATTTTAACCTACCTGTAAATCAAAATGACCACCATCAGCAAAATTAATATCGCGATTGCGATTAGGATCGGCTTGATTAAGATTGGAGGAATACGAATTGGAAAATCGCTTGCAGATGTCACTCCCTTCAAGGGCTGACGGTCACATGATTCACCCCAAtagcctgaaattttattatgcTTTAGAAATGGTTCTGCATCAGTTTGGCAActttctacagtactcctagtTACACCTAATTACTGAAAGATTACTAGGaagaaagttaaatttttaaattgtgttACCTGGCAAGCACGAAATACAAAACGGCGGCGAGTAATAGTTGTGGCAATTGCAAAGTTTTGTAGCGGGATTCGCCCGGCCATGCACACAAATTGGCCAGTCACATGCGGCGCCGGTCCAGTGTGGAGGGcagtctgaaatttctgaaatttctgaaagcttcaaaaaaaacccttCAACCCCTTTTCCAGAAAGAGTTCCCTAACCTACTAGGTACACAAACCGAACTCCCCGAggagaaataaaattgaaaaaaaaggaaaacaaaacTTACTAGCCATTTCCTCAAGAgcttcttcttcgttttcttgTCTGCTTAGCCGAATGAAATGGAAAAGATCTGCAAAGTTTTGGAGCATGAGACAATGTGAAATTGGGCGTACGAAGACGAAAAGGAATAAAAAGAAGCAGGGGAGGCAGAGAGGCACCAAAAAGTCGCCGTTTTTAATATTCTAGACATGACATGCACAAAGAAACACCCAGAGGGGAAGAATTAAGCAATGCTTTATATGGAGCCACCTGATTTTGAGAGGTAATTGGTTCTTTGATTTCGAGTTCATTTTAAAGAATAGGTTCtaggaatttaaaattgtttctataTTTCCAGctattcaaagaaaaagtttatgaaaacGTTAAATATACAATGCACTTTTCGAGAAAAGCTTTTCTCCAAGTTGTTTGATTTATTACTCTAGAAAAAACtttcttatttgaaaatcactgGTCTCAAGTTTTTTCCGCATATATGTTTCCATttagctttgaaaaaaaattcgaaacaattcgaaaaaagaggTGATTTTCACGGTAGGCCTACCTGTCTGTCTCAAGTCTACCTGCCTGTCTCATACCGTGAAGCACGATATTTTCTGAGAACCGCAAGCACAGTATCGGAATAATAAACAACTGTTTCAGTTGGTTAATAGGTTTAGGTAGACGTAGGTCACCTTGAATGCAAGCAGTCATAGAAACCTAGGCAAATCGAAAACGAAAACACGCTCTTTAGAAACCAACCGCGTGTACTCTACGAGGACTCAATAAGTTACACGAACCCtgagaaaaaacaatcaattttaGTAAACGCAAAATATGTACGTCAACTACGCTGgcgcaaattcaaatttgcttaaaaaacGGCTCCAAcaatttatttgtaaaaaaataactaaaactaAGCTCAACCCATCCAGGCgtcaataaaataataaaacagtAATATGCTCGGAACTCCcccttcgaaaaaaaaatcctcttTATTATTCATTTGTTTTGACACAACAACAAAAAGAGACACATCCataaaaaacacatttcaaaatgaatggGAAGGAGTGTTCAACCCATAAATCTGTTGGCTTTATGAGGTCTTGTGTGTGAGCCACCGCCGGGCTCCAAGCACACGGATAAGCCGAGATTTGTAGTATAGAACTGGTGTACTGACACCTTTTAAGAAAGGGGATAAATGGTAGAAAGTGGTGGTGTCCGTAAAGGGCACCTATTATTCTCTATTTCAGCACCTCAAGACTGCTCGCCCTGAACTCGAGAAACGCATAGAAAAAGCACGGAAAAGAAAAGCATTCTGCAAATTGGTTTCGCTACtccgtttttctttcaatgtgacacatacacacatacaCAACGGAACTGAATAATGTAGAAGAAGACATTCTCTGGTGTACTTTGTTCAAATAGTTTAAGATGGATATTCAGAGTTTAGAAATGCCTCAAGCCCGCCTGCCTAGTGGGCCTACACGCatgcctaccgcctattttcTTTATTCGCAAAGGTGTGCGCATCGTATCCATGCCCAATTCTATCAAACTTTC of Caenorhabditis elegans chromosome II contains these proteins:
- the T24F1.7 gene encoding Small integral membrane protein 36 (Confirmed by transcript evidence) encodes the protein MTSEPIIDEYDGGPTTWEQLVPVCILTAILLILLIACLKECHFKYNRRKTPEPPRDLGPLPKITVTNGRTGEERVIQE
- the T24F1.4 gene encoding EGF-like domain-containing protein (Confirmed by transcript evidence); the protein is MANCPPHWTGAACDWPICVHGRANPATKLCNCHNYYSPPFCISCLPGYWGESCDRQPLKGVTSASDFPIRIPPILIKPILIAIAILILLMVVILIYRVRIYIQSRKPPRYDDIAKDQPPPYSS